One Panicum virgatum strain AP13 chromosome 3N, P.virgatum_v5, whole genome shotgun sequence DNA segment encodes these proteins:
- the LOC120666886 gene encoding L-type lectin-domain containing receptor kinase IX.1-like, whose translation MASGLLLHLLLATVASLWAAAAGQDDGVLRPGPGSPSCSMTGNYTDGSQYKKNLDQLLATLPAAAGDNGWFYKDSAGAGADEVFGLIMCFADRNATQCQDCLSRAPAGITTLCPGSRNVSAAYDACVLRYSAAPIPAAADLAAVFAVYLTIPGVPVTSDAVRAAWVPLMSKLTGAVAASPLRIANRSTPYSGPQAREMYGLAQCTRDLNASECSNCISSYTDRLGELFPNNTGGAIKGYSCYLVYQLLPLDITLPPTPPLPPSPSPPPAAPGPSSSSKTGIVVGVSVSFLVMVILGFSMWFFLRRRRRKQAKILEGAREQELKQGDFFDDEAEMEDEFEKGTGPKRFRYGELAIATGNFSDEQKLGEGGFGSVYRGFLKEMNLEVAIKRVSKSSKQGRKEYASEVSIISRLRHRNLVQLIGWCHGGGELLLVYELMPNGSLDEHLYTASDGELLPWPLRHEIVLGLGSALLYLHQDWEQCVLHRDIKPSNVMLDASFHAKLGDFGLARLVDHGRGSHTTVLAGTMGYMDPECMITGRASAESDVYSFGVVLLEIACGRRPMVSRRGEEDREDDVIHIVQWVWEFYGRGAILDAGDARLKGEFDGREMETVMIVGLWCAHPDRSLRPSIRQAVNVLRLEAPLPSLPARMPVATYMPPPDAFYYTSSVETGGGSSSTTGTCTCTTQSSTTETSNLLK comes from the exons atggcttccggccttctcctccatctcctcctcgcCACCGTCGCCTCGCTCTGGGCTGCGGCGGCTGGTCAGGACGACGGCGTCCTGCGGCCTGGTCCTGGTTCGCCATCGTGCTCGATGACGGGCAACTACACCGACGGCAGCCAGTACAAGAAGAACCTGGACCAGCTCCTGGCCACGctccccgcggcggccggcgacaacGGCTGGTTCTACAAGGACAGCGCCGGGGCGGGCGCCGACGAGGTGTTCGGCCTCATCATGTGCTTCGCCGACCGCAACGCCACGCAGTGCCAGGACTGCCTCTcccgggcgccggcggggatCACGACGCTGTGCCCGGGCAGCCGGAACGTGAGCGCGGCGTACGACGCGTGCGTGCTCCGGTACTCGGCGGCGccgatccccgccgccgcggacctcgccgccgtgtTCGCCGTGTACCTGACCATCCCCGGGGTGCCCGTCACCTCGGACGCCGTGCGGGCTGCTTGGGTGCCGCTGATGAGCAAGCTcaccggcgccgtcgccgcctcgccgctgcgGATTGCCAACCGCAGCACGCCGTACTCGGGCCCGCAGGCGCGGGAGATGTACGGGCTGGCGCAGTGCACGAGGGACCTCAACGCCAGCGAGTGCTCCAACTGTATCTCGAGCTACACGGACAGGCTGGGGGAGCTGTTCCCCAACAACACCGGCGGCGCCATCAAGGGCTACAGCTGCTACCTTGTCTACCAGCTGCTCCCGCTAGACATCACcctgccgccgacgccgcctctGCCACcgtcgccttcgccgccgcctgcagctcCAG GACCTTCGTCGTCTTCCAAGACAGGGATCGTGGTTGGCGTGTCAGTCTCGTTCTTGGTAATGGTAATTCTGGGCTTCTCGATGTGGTTCTTTCTACGACGACGACGGAGGAAACAGGCTAAAATCCTTGAGGGGGCGAGGGAGCAAGAGCTGAAACAGGGTGACTTTTTTGACGACGAGGCCGAGATGGAAGACGAGTTCGAGAAAGGGACGGGGCCAAAGCGGTTTCGCTACGGCGAGCTCGCCATTGCCACTGGCAACTTCTCCGACGAGCAGAAGCTAGGGGAAGGTGGGTTCGGGTCGGTGTACAGAGGATTCCTGAAGGAGATGAACCTTGAGGTCGCCATAAAAAGGGTATCCAAGAGCTCGAAGCAGGGGAGGAAGGAGTACGCCTCGGAGGTGAGCATCATCAGCCGGCTGAGGCACCGAAACCTGGTGCAGCTCATCGGCTggtgccacggcggcggcgagctgctcctCGTCTACGAGCTGATGCCCAACGGCAGCCTGGACGAACACCTCTACACCGCCAGCGACGGCGAACTGCTGCCATGGCCGCTGCGGCATGAGATCGTGCTCGGCCTGGGATCGGCCCTGCTCTACCTGCATCAAGATTGGGAGCAATGCGTTCTTCACAGGGACATCAAGCCGAGCAACGTGATGCTCGACGCGTCCTTCCACGCCAAGCTCGGCGACTTCGGGCTCGCGAGGCTCGTCGACCACGGCCGGGGCTCGCACACCACGGTGCTCGCCGGCACCATGGGATACATGGACCCGGAGTGCATGATCACCGGCAGGGCGAGCGCCGAGTCGGACGTCTACAGCTTCGGCGTCGTCCTCCTAGAGATCGCCTGCGGGCGGCGGCCTATGGTGTCTCGCCGCGGGGAAGAAGACCGGGAGGACGACGTGATCCACATTGTGCAATGGGTGTGGGAGTTCTACGGCAGGGGAGCCAtcctcgacgccggcgacgcGCGGCTCAAGGGGGAGTTCGACGGCCGGGAAATGGAGACGGTGATGATCGTCGGGCTGTGGTGCGCGCACCCTGACCGGAGCCTGAGGCCGTCCATCAGGCAGGCCGTCAACGTGCTGCGGCTGGaggcgccgctgccgagccTGCCGGCGAGGATGCCGGTGGCGACCTACATGCCCCCACCTGACGCTTTCTACTACACATCTTCGGTTGAGactggcggcggcagcagcagcaccaccggCACCTGCACCTGCACCACTCAATCCAGCACGACGGAGACGTCAAACCTGCTCAAATGA
- the LOC120663865 gene encoding monooxygenase 1-like, producing MEEEVHGIVIVGGGICGLATALALHRKGIPSLVLEKYETLRTAGGSIGVHANGWRVLEQLGIAPELRKTADLVTEFHDVWQQEQGNKSVVVPVRGELRWLKRKDLIETMAKNIPSGAIRFGCRIAEIHPANPDNHGAVLTTLDGSIIRAKALIGCDGSNSVVAKYLGLSPPRPASRMILRGLTRYPHGHPFGPHFLRLRCGGLFVGRSPVTDHLVSCVVAFWHPGADATKDARAMKALVLRKLKEQRCSDEVAGMVRDLDPESLIVLTRVWYRPPWQVMFSSFRRGTATVAGDAMHVMGSYIGQGGSAALEDALVLARSLSRAAAGGRELREEKIGAAMGAYVRERRLRVVRLSLESFAMGTMLATKSLLTKLACFAIVTVLGTNSLGHTNYDCGRL from the exons ATGGAGGAGGAGGTCCATGGCATCGTCATTGTTGGCGGTGGCATCTGCGGTCTCGCCACTGCTCTTGCTCTTCACCG GAAAGGGATTCCTAGCCTCGTGCTAGAGAAGTACGAGACTTTACGAACGGCTGGCGGGTCCATTGGTGTCCATGCCAATGGATGGCGTGTCCTAGAGCAGCTTGGGATTGCTCCAGAGCTCCGGAAGACTGCCGACCTAGTTACTGA ATTTCACGATGTGTGGCAACAAGAGCAAGGAAACAAGAGCGTCGTGGTACCTGTCAG GGGGGAGCTCCGATGGTTGAAGAGGAAGGACCTGATCGAGACAATGGCCAAGAACATACCTTCAGGAGCAATCCGCTTCGGCTGCCGCATTGCAGAGATTCATCCAGCAAACCCTGACAACCATGGCGCCGTTCTTACCACACTCGACGGCAGTATCATCAGGGCCAAG GCCCTGATCGGATGCGATGGCTCAAACTCCGTGGTAGCCAAGTACCTGGGCCTGTCCCCGCCGAGACCAGCCTCCCGCATGATTCTTCGCGGGCTCACGAGGTACCCGCACGGGCATCCATTCGGGCCCCATTTCCTGCGCTTGAGATGCGGAGGTCTCTTCGTCGGGCGCTCGCCGGTGACCGACCACCTCGTCAGCTGCGTCGTGGCCTTCTGGCACCCCGGCGCGGACGCCACCAAGGACGCGCGCGCCATGAAGGCGCTCGTGCTCCGGAAGCTCAAGGAACAGCGCTGCTCCGACGAGGTCGCCGGGATGGTCCGGGACCTGGACCCCGAGTCGCTGATCGTCCTGACCAGGGTCTGGTACCGGCCGCCGTGGCAGGTCATGTTCAGCAGCTTCAGGAGGGGCACGGCGacggtcgccggcgacgcgatGCACGTCATGGGGTCGTACATCGGCCAggggggctcggcggcgctggaggacgCCCTCGTGCTCGCGCGGTCGCtgtcgcgggccgccgccggcgggcgcgaGCTGCGCGAGGAGAAGATCGGCGCGGCGATGGGGGCGTACGTCAGGGAGAGGAGGCTGAGGGTGGTGAGGCTGTCGCTCGAGTCCTTCGCCATGGGGACGATGCTGGCGACCAAGTCGCTGCTCACAAAGCTCGCCTGCTTCGCCATCGTCACTGTGCTGGGCACCAACTCGCTGGGGCATACCAACTATGACTGCGGTCGCCTCTAG